A genome region from Rhodanobacter thiooxydans includes the following:
- the rpsQ gene encoding 30S ribosomal protein S17: MSDNQKQARTLEGRVTSNKMDKTVTVLVERQEQHWLLGKTIRRSTKLHAQDDLGANEGDIVRIAECRPLSKTKHHRVVEIVTRANG, from the coding sequence ATGAGCGACAATCAGAAACAGGCGCGTACCCTCGAGGGTCGCGTCACCAGCAACAAGATGGACAAGACGGTCACCGTGCTGGTCGAGCGGCAGGAGCAGCATTGGCTGCTCGGCAAGACCATCCGCCGCTCGACCAAGCTGCATGCGCAGGACGACCTGGGCGCAAACGAGGGTGATATCGTGCGCATCGCCGAATGCCGCCCGCTGTCCAAGACCAAACATCACCGCGTGGTCGAGATCGTCACGCGCGCCAACGGCTAA
- the rplF gene encoding 50S ribosomal protein L6 codes for MSRVAKQPISLPKGVEMTVGADSVSVKGPKGSLSVHHLPGVTIAVDNGVANISLVEGADDKFGGTARALLSNMVTGVSGGYERKLELVGVGYRASMQGKSLNLSLGFSHPVVFDAPEGISIETPSQTEILIKGSDKQAVGQVAAKIRGFRPPEPYKGKGVRYAGEKITLKEAKKA; via the coding sequence ATGTCACGTGTTGCCAAACAACCCATTTCCCTGCCCAAGGGCGTCGAGATGACGGTCGGCGCCGACAGTGTCTCGGTGAAGGGCCCGAAGGGCTCGCTGTCCGTGCATCACCTGCCGGGCGTCACCATCGCCGTGGACAATGGCGTGGCGAACATCAGCCTCGTGGAAGGCGCCGACGACAAGTTCGGCGGTACCGCACGTGCGCTGCTGTCCAACATGGTCACCGGTGTTTCCGGTGGCTACGAGCGCAAACTCGAGCTGGTCGGCGTCGGTTACCGCGCCTCGATGCAGGGCAAGTCGCTGAACCTCAGCCTGGGCTTCTCCCATCCGGTGGTGTTCGATGCGCCAGAAGGCATCAGTATCGAGACCCCGTCGCAGACCGAGATCCTGATCAAGGGTTCGGACAAGCAGGCGGTGGGCCAGGTGGCGGCGAAGATTCGCGGCTTCCGTCCGCCGGAGCCCTACAAGGGCAAGGGCGTGCGCTATGCCGGCGAGAAGATCACCCTGAAGGAAGCCAAGAAGGCTTAA
- the rplN gene encoding 50S ribosomal protein L14: MIQMQSTLSAADNSGAKELMCIKVLGGSKRRYAAIGDVIKVTVKDAIPRGKVKKGEVYNAVVVRTAKGVRRPDGSLIRFDGNAAVLLNNKLEPIGTRIFGPVTRELRSEKFMKIVSLAPEVL, translated from the coding sequence ATGATCCAGATGCAAAGCACGCTTTCCGCGGCGGACAACAGCGGTGCGAAGGAACTGATGTGCATCAAGGTGCTCGGCGGCTCCAAGCGCCGTTACGCCGCGATCGGCGACGTGATCAAGGTCACCGTGAAGGATGCCATCCCCCGCGGCAAGGTGAAGAAGGGCGAGGTGTACAACGCCGTGGTGGTGCGTACCGCCAAGGGCGTGCGTCGTCCCGATGGCTCGCTGATCCGTTTCGACGGCAATGCAGCGGTCCTCCTCAACAACAAGCTCGAGCCGATCGGCACCCGTATTTTCGGGCCGGTCACCCGCGAGCTGCGCAGCGAGAAGTTCATGAAGATCGTCTCGCTTGCGCCCGAAGTGCTCTGA
- the rplX gene encoding 50S ribosomal protein L24 has translation MNRIRKGDQVLVITGKNKGQRGDVLRVAGDRVFVSNVNLVKRHTKPNPQANQAGGIVEREASIHLSNVQLFNPATNKGERVGTKTLADGRKVRVFRSSGEVVDA, from the coding sequence ATGAACCGTATCCGCAAGGGTGATCAGGTCCTGGTGATCACCGGCAAGAACAAGGGTCAGCGCGGCGATGTGCTGCGTGTTGCAGGCGACCGCGTGTTCGTCTCCAACGTGAATCTGGTCAAGCGCCACACCAAGCCGAACCCCCAGGCCAACCAGGCTGGCGGCATCGTCGAGCGTGAAGCCTCGATCCATCTCTCCAATGTGCAGCTGTTCAACCCCGCCACGAACAAGGGTGAACGCGTCGGCACCAAGACGCTCGCAGATGGGCGCAAGGTCCGCGTGTTCCGTTCGTCTGGCGAGGTGGTGGACGCGTAA
- the rpmD gene encoding 50S ribosomal protein L30, whose product MAKKNETAATVRVRLVKGLRGVQARHRLSVKALGLNKTNDVRELKDSPQVRGLINTVYYLVRVED is encoded by the coding sequence ATGGCTAAGAAGAACGAAACCGCCGCGACCGTCCGTGTACGCCTGGTCAAGGGCCTGCGCGGCGTGCAGGCGCGCCATCGCCTGAGCGTGAAGGCGCTGGGCCTGAACAAGACCAACGATGTCCGTGAGTTGAAGGACAGCCCGCAGGTCCGCGGCCTGATCAACACGGTCTACTACCTGGTCCGGGTCGAAGATTAA
- the rplE gene encoding 50S ribosomal protein L5, with product MMTRLENFYKEQVVPKLTKQFGYQNVMQVPRITKITLNMGVGEAAGNKKVLENAVADMAKISGQKPITTKARVSVASFKIRDGWPIGCKVTLRRAQMFEFLDRLINISLPRVRDFRGVSGKAFDGRGNYNFGIKEQIIFPEIDFDQVDALRGMDISITTTAKTDEEAKALLAAFSFPFRN from the coding sequence ATCATGACCCGCCTTGAAAATTTCTACAAAGAGCAGGTAGTGCCGAAGCTCACCAAGCAGTTCGGCTACCAGAACGTGATGCAGGTTCCGCGCATCACCAAGATCACGCTGAACATGGGCGTCGGCGAGGCTGCGGGCAACAAGAAGGTGCTCGAGAACGCCGTGGCCGACATGGCCAAGATCTCCGGCCAGAAGCCGATCACGACCAAGGCGCGCGTTTCCGTGGCCTCGTTCAAGATCCGCGACGGCTGGCCGATCGGCTGCAAGGTCACCCTGCGCCGCGCGCAGATGTTCGAGTTCCTCGACCGCCTGATCAACATCTCGCTGCCGCGCGTGCGCGACTTCCGTGGTGTCTCGGGCAAGGCCTTCGACGGCCGCGGCAACTACAATTTTGGCATCAAGGAACAGATCATTTTTCCTGAGATCGACTTCGACCAGGTCGATGCGCTGCGTGGCATGGACATCTCCATCACCACCACCGCGAAGACCGACGAAGAGGCAAAGGCCCTGCTGGCTGCGTTCAGCTTCCCGTTCCGCAACTGA
- the rplR gene encoding 50S ribosomal protein L18, whose product MTMNKNENRLRRAKSTRAHIRKLAVARLSVHRTGQHIYAQVFDASGKNVVAAASTVQKSVAEGLKGTKNLAAAAAVGKAVAERAKAAGIESVAFDRSGFRYHGRIKALADAAREAGLQF is encoded by the coding sequence ATGACGATGAACAAGAACGAAAACCGCCTGCGCCGTGCCAAGTCCACGCGTGCTCATATCCGCAAGTTAGCGGTGGCCCGCCTGTCGGTGCACCGTACCGGCCAGCACATCTACGCGCAGGTGTTCGACGCCTCCGGCAAGAACGTGGTGGCGGCTGCCTCCACCGTGCAGAAGTCGGTGGCCGAGGGTCTGAAGGGCACCAAGAACCTGGCCGCCGCCGCCGCGGTGGGCAAGGCCGTCGCCGAACGCGCGAAGGCGGCGGGTATCGAGTCCGTCGCGTTCGACCGCTCCGGTTTCCGCTACCACGGTCGCATCAAGGCGCTGGCCGACGCGGCTCGCGAGGCCGGTCTGCAGTTCTGA
- the rplO gene encoding 50S ribosomal protein L15, whose product MRLNDIKPAAGSRKTRLRVGRGIGSGLGKTAGRGHKGQHARAGGTHKYGFEGGQMPLNRRMPKIGFRSKKQAESQEVFLYQLGHLKGDVIDVVALHQAGLINSRAKKVKVVLKGEIGRAVKLSGLLATAGAKAAIEAAGGSVE is encoded by the coding sequence ATGCGTCTGAATGACATCAAGCCGGCGGCCGGTTCGCGCAAGACGCGCCTGCGCGTCGGTCGCGGCATCGGTTCGGGCCTGGGCAAGACCGCCGGCCGCGGCCACAAGGGTCAGCACGCCCGCGCGGGCGGCACCCACAAGTACGGCTTCGAAGGCGGCCAGATGCCGCTGAATCGCCGGATGCCGAAGATCGGCTTCCGCTCGAAGAAGCAGGCCGAGAGCCAGGAAGTGTTCCTGTATCAGCTGGGCCACCTCAAGGGCGACGTGATCGACGTGGTGGCGCTGCATCAGGCTGGCCTGATCAACAGCCGTGCGAAGAAGGTCAAGGTGGTGCTCAAGGGCGAAATCGGCCGCGCGGTGAAGTTGTCCGGTCTGCTGGCTACCGCCGGTGCCAAGGCAGCCATCGAGGCTGCCGGCGGCAGCGTGGAGTAA
- the rpmC gene encoding 50S ribosomal protein L29 has protein sequence MAIKDINNQSAEELQQHLLDLRKEQFNLRMQKGSGQLTQPHQLRRVRRDIARTKFVLGGKK, from the coding sequence ATGGCCATCAAAGATATCAACAACCAGTCGGCCGAAGAGCTGCAGCAGCATCTGCTGGACCTGCGCAAGGAGCAGTTCAACCTGCGCATGCAAAAGGGTTCCGGCCAGCTCACTCAGCCGCACCAGCTCCGCCGCGTTCGGCGTGACATCGCCCGCACGAAGTTCGTGCTCGGCGGCAAGAAGTAA
- the rplP gene encoding 50S ribosomal protein L16, with translation MLQPKRTKYRKQFKGRNDGLAQCSNLVSFGEYGLKATTHGALTARQIEAARRCITRFVKRGGKLWIRVFPDKPITKKPIEVRMGAGKGNVEFWVAPVQPGRMLYEIEGVDESTAREAFRLAAAKLSVQTQFVTRAVM, from the coding sequence ATGTTGCAACCCAAGCGAACCAAATACCGCAAACAGTTCAAGGGCCGCAACGACGGTCTGGCCCAGTGTTCCAACCTCGTCAGCTTCGGCGAGTACGGCCTGAAGGCGACTACGCACGGCGCACTCACCGCGCGGCAGATCGAGGCGGCCCGTCGTTGCATCACCCGCTTCGTCAAGCGTGGCGGCAAGCTGTGGATCCGCGTATTCCCGGACAAGCCGATCACCAAGAAGCCGATCGAAGTCCGCATGGGCGCGGGCAAGGGCAACGTCGAGTTCTGGGTCGCCCCGGTCCAGCCCGGTCGCATGCTCTATGAAATCGAGGGCGTCGACGAGTCGACGGCGCGCGAGGCGTTCCGCCTGGCGGCTGCCAAGCTCTCGGTGCAGACCCAGTTCGTGACCCGGGCGGTGATGTGA
- the rpsE gene encoding 30S ribosomal protein S5 — MSSTDRENSDGLLEKLIAVNRVAKTVKGGRQMSFTALTVVGDGEGKVGFGYGKAREVPVAISKAMERARRQMVNIELNNGTLWYAVKANHGAARVYMQPASEGTGVIAGGAMRAVLEVVGVKNVLAKAVGSRNPINLVRATIRGLQAVASPKKIAAKRGKTLEEVLGNG, encoded by the coding sequence ATGTCTTCTACCGATCGCGAAAATTCCGACGGCCTGCTGGAAAAGCTGATTGCCGTCAACCGTGTGGCCAAGACCGTCAAGGGCGGCCGCCAGATGAGCTTTACCGCGCTGACCGTGGTCGGTGACGGCGAGGGCAAGGTCGGCTTCGGCTATGGCAAGGCGCGCGAAGTGCCGGTGGCCATTTCCAAGGCGATGGAGCGTGCCCGTCGCCAGATGGTGAACATAGAACTGAACAACGGCACCCTGTGGTATGCCGTGAAGGCGAACCATGGTGCGGCCCGCGTCTACATGCAGCCGGCTTCCGAGGGTACCGGCGTGATTGCCGGTGGCGCCATGCGCGCGGTGCTGGAAGTGGTCGGCGTGAAGAACGTGCTGGCCAAGGCGGTCGGCTCGCGCAATCCGATCAACCTGGTGCGTGCCACCATCAGGGGCCTGCAGGCGGTTGCCTCGCCCAAGAAGATCGCCGCCAAGCGTGGCAAGACCCTGGAAGAGGTGCTGGGCAATGGCTAA
- the rpsM gene encoding 30S ribosomal protein S13 translates to MARIAGVNLPVQKHVWVGLQSIYGIGRSRAKKVCVDAGVVPTTQIKSLSEGEVEKLRHEIAKYTVEGDLRREVGMAIKRLMDLGCYRGLRHRRGLPVRGQRTRTNARTRKGPRRAIKK, encoded by the coding sequence ATGGCGCGCATCGCGGGTGTCAATTTGCCGGTCCAGAAACACGTCTGGGTCGGTCTGCAGAGCATTTACGGCATCGGCCGCAGCCGGGCCAAGAAGGTCTGCGTGGACGCTGGCGTGGTTCCCACCACCCAGATCAAGTCCCTGAGTGAGGGCGAGGTGGAGAAGCTTCGCCACGAAATCGCCAAATACACCGTCGAGGGCGATCTGCGCCGCGAAGTGGGCATGGCCATCAAGCGCCTGATGGACCTGGGCTGCTATCGCGGCCTGCGTCATCGTCGCGGCCTGCCGGTGCGCGGCCAGCGCACGCGTACCAACGCACGCACCCGCAAGGGCCCGCGTCGCGCCATCAAGAAGTAA
- the secY gene encoding preprotein translocase subunit SecY has translation MAAAKGNALGKLGKLTELRQRIFFVVGALVVFRLGSFIPVPGVNPEAMTNLVNGNGLMDMFNMFSGGALERFSVFALGVIPYISASIVFQMMGAVVPSLQSLRKEGEAGKRKMTMYTRYATVALAAFQSFGIAVALQGQVAAGGAPVVYTPGFGFIFSSVVGLTAGTMFLMWLGEQMTERGIGNGISLLIFAGIVAGLPGAVVHTLGMAGNGELSLIKLLMVFALALAVTAFVVFMERAQRRITVNYARRSGGQKAYMNQSSNLPLKINMSGVIPPIFASSLLMFPATAVSWFTTGQQTRWLQDLTQALSPGNPLYETVFSVLVIGFAFFYTAIVFNADETADNLKRSGALIPGIRPGKATASYIDAVMTRLTGVGALYLVLVCLVPSFMQSAWHVPFYFGGTSLLIVVVVVMDFTAQVQAHLVSHQYESLLKKANLRRN, from the coding sequence GTGGCAGCAGCCAAGGGCAATGCGCTCGGCAAGCTCGGCAAGCTGACGGAGCTTCGTCAGCGCATCTTCTTCGTGGTCGGTGCGCTGGTGGTGTTCCGGCTCGGTTCGTTCATTCCGGTTCCGGGCGTCAATCCGGAGGCGATGACCAACCTGGTCAACGGCAACGGCCTGATGGACATGTTCAACATGTTCTCGGGCGGCGCGCTGGAGCGCTTCTCGGTGTTCGCGTTGGGCGTGATCCCGTACATCTCGGCGTCGATCGTGTTCCAGATGATGGGCGCAGTGGTGCCGAGCCTGCAGAGCCTGCGCAAGGAAGGCGAAGCCGGCAAGCGCAAGATGACGATGTATACGCGCTATGCCACGGTGGCTTTGGCGGCGTTCCAGTCGTTCGGCATCGCGGTGGCATTGCAGGGGCAGGTGGCGGCCGGCGGCGCGCCGGTGGTCTACACGCCGGGCTTCGGCTTCATCTTCTCGTCCGTGGTCGGGCTCACCGCCGGCACCATGTTCCTGATGTGGCTGGGCGAGCAGATGACCGAACGCGGTATCGGCAACGGCATCTCGCTGCTGATCTTCGCCGGCATCGTCGCCGGCCTGCCGGGGGCGGTGGTGCATACCCTGGGCATGGCCGGCAATGGCGAGCTGTCGCTGATCAAGCTGCTGATGGTGTTTGCGCTGGCCTTGGCGGTGACCGCGTTCGTGGTGTTCATGGAGCGCGCCCAGCGGCGCATCACAGTGAACTACGCGCGGCGCTCCGGTGGGCAGAAGGCCTACATGAACCAGAGCTCGAACCTGCCGCTGAAGATCAACATGTCGGGCGTGATCCCGCCGATCTTCGCCTCGAGTCTGCTGATGTTCCCGGCGACCGCGGTGAGCTGGTTCACCACCGGCCAGCAGACGCGCTGGCTGCAGGATCTGACGCAGGCGCTGAGCCCCGGCAATCCGCTGTACGAAACCGTTTTTTCGGTGCTGGTGATCGGCTTTGCATTCTTCTACACGGCGATCGTGTTCAACGCGGACGAGACCGCCGACAATCTCAAGCGGTCGGGCGCGCTGATCCCGGGTATCCGTCCGGGCAAGGCCACGGCCAGCTACATCGACGCGGTCATGACGCGTCTGACCGGTGTCGGTGCGCTGTACCTGGTGCTGGTCTGCCTGGTGCCGTCGTTCATGCAGAGCGCCTGGCACGTACCGTTCTATTTCGGTGGCACGTCGCTGCTGATCGTGGTGGTGGTGGTGATGGATTTCACGGCCCAGGTGCAGGCGCATCTGGTCAGTCACCAGTACGAAAGCTTGCTCAAGAAGGCCAATCTCCGCCGCAACTAG
- the rpsH gene encoding 30S ribosomal protein S8, translating into MSMTDPIADLFTRVRNAQAMGKPTVRMPSSKLKLAIANLLKNEGYILDAKTSAEEGKPVLEIKLKYFEGQPAIERISRVSRSGLRVYRGKDELPKVLGGLGISIISTSAGLLTDAQARAKGLGGEVIGQVA; encoded by the coding sequence ATGAGCATGACTGATCCCATCGCCGATCTGTTCACGCGCGTCCGCAATGCCCAGGCCATGGGCAAGCCGACCGTGCGTATGCCGTCGTCGAAGCTGAAGTTGGCGATCGCCAATCTTCTCAAGAACGAGGGCTACATCCTCGACGCCAAGACTTCCGCCGAGGAAGGCAAGCCGGTGCTCGAGATCAAGCTCAAGTATTTCGAGGGCCAGCCGGCCATCGAGCGCATTTCCCGTGTCAGCCGCTCCGGCCTGCGCGTGTATCGCGGCAAGGATGAGCTGCCGAAGGTCCTGGGCGGCCTGGGCATCTCGATCATCTCGACTTCCGCCGGTCTGCTGACCGATGCGCAGGCCCGTGCCAAGGGTCTGGGCGGCGAAGTCATTGGCCAAGTGGCATAA
- the rpsN gene encoding 30S ribosomal protein S14, with translation MAKTSMVNRDIKRTKLAQKFAVKRAELKTIVLSTTASYDEKMAAQSKLQKLPRDASPVRQRTRCALTGRPRAVYTKFGLGRNKLREATMRGDVPGLRKASW, from the coding sequence ATGGCAAAGACCTCGATGGTCAACCGCGACATCAAGCGGACCAAGCTCGCCCAGAAGTTCGCTGTCAAGCGCGCCGAACTGAAGACGATCGTGCTGAGCACCACCGCCTCGTACGACGAGAAGATGGCCGCCCAGTCCAAGCTGCAGAAGCTGCCGCGCGACGCCAGCCCGGTGCGGCAGCGTACCCGCTGCGCGTTGACCGGGCGCCCGCGCGCCGTCTACACGAAGTTCGGCCTCGGCCGCAACAAGCTGCGTGAAGCGACCATGCGCGGCGACGTGCCCGGTCTGCGCAAGGCCAGCTGGTAA